In one window of Oryza sativa Japonica Group chromosome 9, ASM3414082v1 DNA:
- the LOC4346484 gene encoding E3 ubiquitin-protein ligase RDUF2 encodes MDGEMDWIAARFVLSAIMGVHPLVAVDDAGADDEHFPVDDAAAVHGHASPPPVALPAAVLAPEEVAGAVVCAVCTEEVAARQAVVRLPCAHWYHAGCIGPWLRIRTNCPTCRAELPREPAAADWRVPRRPAVAETAGSRLRREASYTMLAGTLPS; translated from the coding sequence ATGGACGGCGAGATGGATTGGATCGCGGCGCGCTTCGTCCTGTCGGCGATAATGGGGGTGCACCCGCTGGTGGCCGTCGACGACGCCGGGGCCGATGACGAGCACTTCCCGGTGGACGACGCCGCAGCCGTCCACGGCcacgcgtcgccgcctcctgtcgcgctgccggcggcggtgctggcgccggaggaggtggccggcgcggtggtGTGCGCGGTGTGCACGGAGGAGGTTGCGGCGCGGCAGGCCGTGGTGCGGCTGCCCTGCGCGCACTGGTACCACGCCGGTTGCATCGGGCCGTGGCTGCGGATCAGGACCAACTGCCCGACCTGCCGCGCCGAGCTGCCGcgggagcccgccgccgccgactggcgtgtcccgcggcgcccggcggtggcggagacaGCCGGCAGCCGCCTGCGGCGGGAGGCGTCGTATACGATGCTCGCAGGCACGTTGCCCAGCTAA